The proteins below are encoded in one region of Nitrososphaerota archaeon:
- a CDS encoding RNA ligase (ATP), with translation MQSIEGKQEERSRKLVTVQTVNDIKPIAGADRVEVATVLGWHVVVGKGEFQTGSKCAYFEVDSFLPTTPEFEFLAKHGTKKMIHDHKEIVGYRLRTVRLRGQISQGLALPLSKLGLHDNTEVGSDITSVLGVVKYEAPIPASLEGDVKGEFPSFIPKSDEPRIQSHPDKLKEYAETRFYVTEKVDGSSVTVFLQDGELNVCSRNWNLQEGKLNTYWQAANALDMKAKLQALGGTISLQGELAGEGISGNKLKIKGHKILFYTAYDTARSEYLSCSDFVSACKKIGVETVPIISTNFALPQTVDELVAFATRKSVIAPDVMAEGVVVRSLEETRDPDIGRLSFKVLNPEYLLKYEE, from the coding sequence ATGCAGAGTATAGAAGGAAAACAAGAAGAGCGGTCAAGAAAACTGGTTACTGTTCAGACTGTAAACGACATCAAACCAATCGCGGGAGCAGATAGGGTCGAAGTCGCTACGGTCCTTGGGTGGCACGTTGTCGTTGGGAAGGGGGAATTCCAGACCGGGTCTAAATGCGCGTATTTCGAAGTAGATTCATTTCTGCCGACGACCCCAGAATTCGAGTTCCTCGCAAAGCACGGCACGAAGAAGATGATTCATGACCACAAAGAGATCGTCGGATACAGGCTCAGAACTGTGAGGCTTCGAGGGCAGATATCACAAGGGCTCGCACTGCCATTGAGCAAGCTAGGCTTACATGACAATACCGAAGTCGGCTCGGACATTACCTCTGTGTTGGGTGTAGTTAAGTACGAAGCGCCAATTCCAGCTTCGCTGGAGGGTGATGTAAAGGGAGAGTTCCCCTCGTTCATACCGAAATCAGACGAGCCTAGAATCCAGTCGCACCCAGACAAATTGAAGGAATACGCAGAAACCCGCTTCTACGTTACAGAAAAAGTCGACGGAAGTTCGGTCACGGTGTTCTTGCAAGATGGCGAGCTGAACGTCTGCTCGAGGAACTGGAACCTTCAGGAGGGCAAACTCAACACCTATTGGCAAGCAGCAAATGCGCTAGACATGAAAGCGAAGCTGCAAGCCTTGGGCGGCACCATATCACTGCAGGGAGAACTTGCGGGAGAAGGAATAAGTGGCAATAAGCTCAAGATCAAGGGGCACAAAATTCTCTTCTACACCGCCTATGATACAGCAAGAAGCGAATACCTCTCATGCAGTGATTTTGTTTCTGCTTGCAAGAAGATCGGCGTCGAGACAGTACCAATCATCAGTACGAACTTCGCGTTGCCGCAAACAGTAGATGAGCTGGTAGCGTTCGCTACGCGGAAGTCAGTAATAGCACCCGATGTTATGGCAGAAGGTGTCGTTGTCAGGTCATTGGAAGAAACCCGCGATCCTGACATTGGCCGCCTGAGCTTCAAGGTCCTAAACCCCGAATATCTCCTGAAGTACGAAGAATAA